In Tessaracoccus sp. MC1865, the DNA window GGGTTACTCCTGGCTGTACTTCGCCGACACCCTCACGCTCTTCGCGACGCTCTATGCGGTGTGGAAGTTGCCCCCGCTGCCCGTCGACAACCCCCAGGGCGCCCCCGGGCTGCGCTCCGTCTGGGAGGGCCTGGCCTACCTCACCGGCCACAAGATCTTGTTGCTGAGTTTCCTGGTGGACCTCATCGCGATGGTGTTCGGCATGCCGCGCGCGCTGTTCCCGGAGATCGCGCACGTGGCGTTCGGGGGCCCAACCGAGGGCGGGACGGAGTTCGCGCTGCTGTTCGCCGCCATCCCCGCCGGTGCGGTGCTCGGCGGTGTGTTCGGCGGATGGGTGTCGCGCGTCCAGCGCCAGGGCGCCGCGGTGCTGTGGGCGGTGGCAGTGTGGGGAGTCGCGATGACCGTTGCCGGGTTGGCGGTGGGGCTGGCACCGTGGGCACCGAAGGCGATGCTGGCCTTCATGTTGGGGGCCCTCGTCGTCGGGGGCGCGGCCGACATGGCCTCGGCCGCCTTCCGGCAGACCATCCTCCTCGCGGCCACGGACGACGCCCGCCGCGGGCGGCTCCAGGGTGTCTTCATCGTGGTGGTGGCCGGTGGGCCCCGCATCGCCGACGTGGTGCACGGCGGCGCTGCTGAGGCCGTCGGCCCGGCCTGGGCCACGGGCGGCGGTGGGCTCCTTGTGCTGGTGGGCCTCGCCGTCGCTGCACTGGTGTTCCCGGCCTTCCGGCGCTACCGCGCAGCAGCAACGGCGGGGTGAAGACGCTCATCGTTGGCCGGCTGCTCACGTTCCCTGGGTGCGGGCGGTGTCGTCCTCCGGGTGCCCGGCGAGCCTCTTCTCCAGCCGCTCGCGCCACCGTGGGGGCAGCAGTTCGGAGCGCAGGAGGCGGCGGGCGCCGTCGAGATCCTTCTTGTCGCGGTTCATGACGCGGGCCACCTCGGCGACGGTGGGCTCCGCGGGGCGTTCCAGGAGTTCGACGGCATCGCCGGCGGCCACGATCCCGGGCTCCAAGACCCGGATGTACCACCCGGACCAGCCGGTTTCCTGCACCTGGAGCACGAGGTCCTTGACGCCCCAGCGTTGCGCCAGCTTCCAGCAGGGCGAGCGCGGCTGGCTCACCTGCACGACGGCGCCGCCGAGGCGCCACGTCTCGCCCAGCACGACGGTGGTCTCGTCGGGGCCTGTGCCGCTGAGGTCGCCGAGGGTGACGTTCTCGAAGAAGCCGCCGTCGGGCAGGGTGAGGCCCTGTTCGGCCCAGCGGGGATAGTGGTGGCCGGCGTAGAGGAGCGCGGCCTTCTCCGGGCCGCCGTGCACCGCGGTGTCCGCCTGCTCGTCGCCGTCGAAGCCCAGCGGGCCGAGGTGGACCGAGCCGTCGGCCTGGCGCTTCACGGCGCCGCTGCGCACCTCGCGGCCGTCCCAGACGTGGGTCTGCGCGCGGCCCACCCGCACGGCGTTGACTCGGGCGAGGAACTCCATGCCCTCACGATAGGCGCGCCGTAGCCCTTCGGGTCATGTTGGCTGCAGACGATCGACGCTTCCTGGGCCGCGCCGTCGAACTGGCGGAGGCCGCGCTCGTGCGGGCGCTGCACCGGCGCCGGGTGCGTTCCTGAGTTTTATTCCGCGGGCAGGGGCTTTCCGCCCTCAGCAGACGGGCTAGGAGAGGCGCGGTCCGTCCGCTTAGGCTCCACGTCCATGAGCATCAGCGGATTCCCTGACCCGGTCAACGAGAAGGCGGCGCGCGTCGTCGCCGCCGGTGTCTGTGCGTCGGCCGTGCTGGTGCTCGCCACCGGTTCGCAGTGGCTCGTCCCGTTCATGGCCGTGGGCTTCCTGCTCCGCGTGCTGTCCGGTCCGCGCTTCAGCCCCCTCGGGCTCCTAGCCACGAAGGTGGTCGCGCCGCGGCTGGGTGAGCCGGTGCTGGTGTCTGGGCCGCCGAAGCGCTTCGCGCAGGGCATCGGGCTGGCCGTCACCACCGTCGCCTCCCTGCTCGGCCCCGCGCTCGGATTGGCGCCGGCCGCGTCGGTGCTCATCGGGGTGCTGGTGCTGTTCGCCTTCCTGGAATCCGTCCTCGGATTCTGCGCCGGCTGCTGGCTGTACGGCCAGCTGATCCGGGCCGGCGTGGTGCGCCAGGACAGCTGCACGAGTTGCGCCGACATCTGGGCGCCGCGTCAGGCCTGATCACACGGGCGCCGCCGGGGGAAGCCCCTCGGGCGCGGCCCCGAAAGTCGCCTGGTACCACCGCACATAGGCCTGCACCGCCGTCGGGAGCGTGGCGAAGATGCGGTCGTCGCCCACCCTGTCGATGAAGCCAGTGCGCTCCAGCTGGTCCCGCGTCTCCTGCTTCACGCGCGCCATCGCGAACGAGATGCCCCGGGCCTCGAGGTTCTCGCGGAGGAGCTCGAGGGTGTCGACTGCGGTGAGATCCCATTCGGTGTTGGCCTCCGCGTTGAGCAGGAACCAGTGCACCGGCTGTTCCGCCGTCTCGACCGCGTTCTCCGCGCGGGCGAGGAAATTGTCGGCGTTGGCGAAGAACAGCGGCGAGTCGTAGCGGTAGACCACCAGGCCGGGCACCTGCCGGGCGTCGGGGTAGTCGTCCACGTCGTGCATCCCGGGCAGCTTGGGCACGTAGCCCAGCACGCCGTCGTGGGGACGCGAGATGCGGCGGATGAGGTCGAGGATCGACAACCCGATGGCGATGCCGATGCCGATCAGGATGCCGGTGACCAGCACGGCCGCGATGGTGACCAGCATCAGGATGAGCTCGCTGGTGCGGAAGCGGGCGATGCGACGCATCTCCGCGAGGTCGACGAGCCGCGTGGCGGCGTACATGACCAGCGCGCCCAGCCCCGCCGTCGGGAAGGAGGCGAGCACCGAGCCGGCGAACAGGAGCACCGCCACCACGCTGCCGAGCGCGACGAGCGAGTGGAGTTGGGTGCGCGAGCCGGCGGAGTCGCCGAGGACCGTGCGCGAGTTGCTCGACGAGACGGGGAAGCCCTGGAGGAACCCGGTCAGCACATTGGCGGTGCCGAGGGCGAGGAGTTCCTGGGAGGCGTCGATGCGCTCCCGGCGCTTCACCGCGAAGGCCCGGGCGGTGAGCACGTTGTCGGTGTAGCCCACCACTGCGATGCCCAGGGCGAAGGGGAAGAGCGCCCAGACGGAGAGGTCGCCGAGCGCGGGCACCCGGGGGGCGGGCAGGCCGCTGGGGACCGGGCCGATGGTCTCGAGGCCGAAGCGCTGCAGGTTGAAGAACGCGACGGCGGCCGCGCCGAGGAGCAGCGCGATGAGGGGGCCGGGGGCGGTGGGGAAGAACCTGCGGGCGAGGAACAGCAGCACGAGTAGGACGAGGGCCAGGGCCGCCGTCGGGAGATGGGCCTGCGGCAGTTGAGTGAGGAAGGACCAGGCCTCGTCGACGGGCCGCTCGCCGGAGACGTCCAGCTTCGTGACCTTGCCGAGTTGGCTGAGGATCATCAACACGCCGATGCCGGCCATGTAGCCCACCAGAACCGACAGCGGCCGGGAGAGGAGGTCGGCGAGGAAGCCCAGCCTCAGCAGCCAGCCCGCGAGGCAGACCAGGCCGACCGCGATGGCGAGGATCGCGGCCACGTCCGCGTGCCGTTCAGGGCCCACGGCACCCACGAGGGCGGCGATCCCGGCGGCCGTCATCAACGCCGTCGACGCCTCCGGGCCGATGGACAGCTGACGGGAGGTACCCAGGGCGGCGTAGACCGCCAGCGGGATGAGGATCGCCCAGAGCCCCGCGACGGTGGGAGGCCCACGATGGCTGCATAGGCCATCACCTGGGGGACGAGGTAGGCGGCCACTGTGATGCCGGCGACGAGGTCGCCTCTCAGCCACCGCCGCTCGTAGCGGCGCAGCACCGCGACACCGGGGAGGAACCTCTCCCAGCCACGCCGCGTGTCGCCCATGGCCGGAATCTACCGCTAGGGACGCCAGCCTTCGGGCGGATCCTCGCCGACGACACCGTCGACGGCTTCGCGGAGGAGATCGGCGTGCCCCGTGTGGCGGGAGTACTCCTCGACGAGGTCGTGCAGCATGCGGCGCAGCGTCATCTCCACGCCCCAGACCCGGCCGAGGTGGACGGTCTGGTCGAGGTCGCCGTCGAGGAGGAGGTCCGCTATCTTCTGGCGGGAACGGGCGACGGCGGCGTCGTAGTTGGCGTAGAGCTCCTCGGGGGAGTCATCGGCGGCGGAGGTGAACGGCCAGTTGCGCTCCTCCTCGCTGGACAAGTCCAGCGACGCCCACGGTTCACCCGGGTGGCTGCCGTCGATCGCCCAGGTGAACTTGGTGGCCTCCACCTGGGTGAGGTGCTTGATCAGGCCGCCCAGCGTGAGGATGGAGGCGCCGATCCTGGTGTTGAGGGCCGCGGAATCCAGGCCGTCGACCTTCCACCGGAACGTCCAGCGCATGCGGTCGAGCGAGCCGAGGAGCTGCTCGACATCGGTGCCCGCCAGAGGCGGTTCCCAGGGGGTGAGGTCTTCGTCGGCCATGACAGCAGCCTAAGCCGCACGCGGTGCCGGCGGTAGGCCCTGAGGGGTATCCCCGGGCAGGAAAGGCCTGCCCGGGGACGGTGGTCAGGCGGACATGTTGCTTCCGGATTCCAGCAGGCTCTTGAGGTCCGAGAGCACCCACGGCCAGCCGCCGCCACCCTGAGCGGGGTCGTGCCCGCCGGCGAACTCGGCGCCGGTGCCGGGTGCCGCGCTCAGGTCGTGCGTGAGGACCACCTTGGTGAGGCCGCCCGGGTACTCGGTGAGTTCCCAGGTGAGGCGGGTGGGCTCCATGTCCTGGTGCCAGGTGGGCTGCCAGGTGAGTTCGAGGCGGTTCGGTGCGTCGACGCTGATGACCTCACCCTCGACGGCGACCTCGCCCATGCCCATGGCCTTCATCTCGTCGGTGGAGAGGTTGCGGTAGCGGCCGCCGGCTGTGAGATCCACGTCGACGTCGCCGCCGTAGCCCCATTTGCGCGTGTACTCCGGAGTGGTGATGGCCTCCCAGACGGTGGTCTTCGGGGCCTTGATGTAGATGGTGTAGACCTGCAGGTCGCTCATGATTCGTCCTCTGGTTCGAGTTGGTGCTTGAGGTGGAGGAGGCCCGCGGCGATCTCCGCGCGGCCGCTGTACTTGCCGATCCACCGGTTGTGGATCTGCTGGATGGGCACGGGGTTGAGGAAGTGCAGCTTCTGGCGTCCCCGCCGGACGGGGGTGACGAGATTGGCGGCTTCGAGAACGCGGAGATGCTTGGCGACTCCGAAGCGCGTCATCTCGACGTGCTCGTTGACGACTTCCTCGAGCTCACCGAGCGGGCGGCCGTCCCGCTCGAAGAGGGCGTCAAGGAGGAGCCGGCGGATGGGATCCGCCAACGCCTTGAACACCATGTCGTCTTCCATACCGGAACATTAGGTGACTAGTTGGTCACCTGTCAATGGTCCTCCACGACGAGGCGGGGCGGTTCTAGGCTGGGCGCATGAGGACTATCGGCCAGCTGCTGCTGGACGCCGACGACGCCCCGGTGCCAACGTTCGCGACCACCCGGATCCATGGGCTGACGGCGTGAAACTGCTGATCGCGCGCAACCCGGAGGATTCGAGCCTGCCCTATCTCGTGCTGGTCCCCATCGGCGACGGCATCGTGCTGAGGGTCAAGGACACCTGGCCGCGGGCGTCGAAGATCTACTGCCATCGGCACGGCCTGCCCTGGCCGGAGAACCCAGAGATGGTGGAGGAACTGCCGCTGCGCTCCTGTGTGCAGCGAGGTGCTGCCATCAGCATCGAAGTGGACCGGGCACGGGAGTCGCGCTCACAGTTCGTCATCACGCAGGCGCGCGGGCGGGAGATGATCTTCTGGCAGTCGGCGCGCACAACGAAGGCGGCCAAACCGAACGTCGCCCTCCCGACAGCGCGGGCGTCGGGCCTCGCGGACCTCCAGTTCTACGTCGACACCCGTGAACGTTACGCCTGGAAGTTCACCCAGCAGCAGGTCACCACGGTGAAGGAGGCCTTGCCGGTGGGGGATTACGGCGTGAAGGTCGACGGCACGTGGGCCGCGGTCGTCGAGCGGAAGTCGCTGGAGGACCTGGCCGGCAGCCTGACCAGCGGCAAGTTGCGCTTCAGGCTGGAGGCGCTCGCGGAACTCCCCCGGGCCGTTGTGCTGGTGGAGGACCGCTACTCGTCGATCTTCAAGTTGAACCACGTGCGTCCGGCCCTCGTGGCCGACATGCTGGCGGAGTGCCAGGTGCGGTACCCGCAGGTGCCGATCATCTTCGCCGAGAATCGCGCGCTGGCGCAGGAATGGGCCTACCGTTTCCTCGGCGCGGCCGTCCGCGAAGTGGTGGAGGGTGAGGCGGCCGACGAGCGCTGGGCGTCGCCGGAGTAGCGCATGGAGTCTCCACCAGAGGTGACCGCACCCGGGAGGCGTGGATTGCGCCACTCGCGGTAGCGGGCGACCACCTCGTAGACCATGGTGCGGAGCTTCCATCGCCAGCGCTCGAGGGGCCGGAAGTCGTCGGCCGGGGCGAGCCTCGCGGCCATCGCCGGGTCCTGGCGCAGCAGGAACTGGCGGGCGCGCCAGGCGTGCATGGGGTCCGACACCAGACGGATCACGTCGTGGTGGCCCACCAGGGGTGCGGAGAACTGCAGGTTCTGCCACGTGCTCAGGGCTTCCTCCTCCAGCACGATGAGGCTGCCGGGGATGCCCTGGGACTGTGCGTAGGCCCCCATGGCCGAGGCTTCGCTGGTCCCCGTCTTCGCCGTTGTGCCGGTGAAGACCACCATCGTGATGCGGGGATTCATCGTGCGCACGGCGATGTCGACGCGCCACCGTTGCAGCGGGTGGAGTGAGCCGTCGGGGTGGGTGGGGCAGCCCAGCACGATGAGGGCCTCGGTGGTGTCCGGGCCGGTGCGTGGCCGGCCGTAGTTGCGCGTGCTGGCCCAGCCGTGCGCGATGTCGGGAAGCGCGGCCAGCAGCGTCAGCCCCGTCGCCACCGTGAGCAATTGGATGGGGTCACGGGGCGTTGTGGGTGCTTTCCTCGGCGTGTCGCGCCGTGACCACATCCAATTGCTCACGGCGCGGTCCAGTGGACGGAGCGGCCGTGGGCCTGCGCCCAGCCGAGGGGGGTGCCGTCGAGGGCGATCATGAAGCTCGCGGCCTCGGGCATGGTGCAGAGCGACGCGGGGTCGATGCCCGGCACGACGCGTGGACCCTCCAGCGACACCCAGCGGGCGCCGGAGCCGCGGATGGCGTCGACCACTGCCTGCCGGTCGTCGCGCCGGAGGTAGGCGAGGAATGCGGAGTGGATGATCACCGGCGTGGCCGTGGGCGCCTGTTGGCGGAGGCTGTCGAGGGCGGCCGAGATCACGGTGGCAGGATCCTGCGTCAGGTCCGCCTGCGAGACCGGCGGCCGGACCTCGGCGGCTATCGACAGTGCGGCCCCCAGCCGCTCCTCACGGTCCTCCTCGCCTGGCCAGACGAGGGCGCGGAGCCAGCGGCGGGTGTCGGGGTTGGTGGGGTCGAGCGGGTTGAGGTCGATGCCCTGGCGGGCCTGGACGGTGAGGGTGGCGGAGTCGCCTGGTGGGGTGCCGGTGACGCGGCACGGGAACTCCGGCGCGCCGGGTTCGGCGGTCGCCGGGCGCGAGGGTGCGCCGTCGTAGGCGTACGCGTAGTGGTCTGGCAGGAGGCAGAGGCCGGCGGACGCGCCGAGCTCCAGTAGCGCGACGGGTTGGGGCAGCGACGCCAGCACCGGAGCGATGACCGCGCACCGGCCCGGCTCGTTCGTCTGGGTGGTGCGGGTGAGGATGACATGTTCCACCTCCGCCCAGCGCTCGTCGAGCCACGCGGCGAAGTGGGGTCCGCGCTCGGTCGGGCCGCCGAGGAAACGGACGGCGGCCAGGAAGCGGTTGGGCTGGCGCGCCTGCCCGGGGAGGTCGTCGAGGCGACGGTGCACCGCCGGGGTGGCGGCGATCCAGCGGCACAGAGCTTCCCACGTGGGGGAGGTGGCGGCCGTCTCGGTGGCGAACCACTCGTAGAGCCGGTCGATCGGCTCGGATTCCAGGAATCGGCTGCCCCTCATGTCGCCCCGCTCAATCCAGCGTCGCCGGGCCGGGGTTCTGCGAGTGGCGGTGCAGCAGGGCGATCTGTTCCGGCAGGATGCGGGAGACCGAGAGCTCGGGCAGCGCGTCGACGGCGAACCAGCCGATCTCGCTGGTCTCGTCGCTGGTGTAGGCCAGGTCGACGGGGGCGAGGGCCTCACAGACGAACATCATCTTGTAGCAGTGGTGGTCCAGCGGCGGCTGGTGTCCCCAGACCTCGCGGTCCAGGACGGCGGCCAGGTGCCCGGCCCGCACGGCGACGCCGGCCTCCTCGAGGACCTCCCGCTCGACGGAACCGCGCGGCGTCTCACCCACGTCGCACCACCCGCCGGGGAGGGTCCAGAGGTCGTCGTCGAGGATCTCGCGGACCAGCAGGACGCGGCCCTCGTCGTCGAACACCGCGCCGCGCACGTCGATCTTCGGCGTGGTGTAGCCGGCCGTCGAGGCCACTTCCCGGTCGAACGGTGGGAGTTCATCCCGCGACACCATCTGTAGGAGGTCGCGGCCGATCTCCGCCACCCGATGGAACCGCCCGATATCGAACTCGTCCGTGCAGTAGGCCAGTGCGCTCTCCGAGATGGCGGTGAGCTCCATAGCGATGCGGTGCAGGTCCTGGGACGCCTTGTTCATGCTTCCGACCGTAGCGGGTTGTGTGTCCGCCTCGGCGTGGGGCTACAGACCAAGGTCGATGGCCTGGCTGGTCATCCTGTCGTGGGCCAGCGAACGATCAGAGATCGGGTTCCTCCTGGGCGATGCGCTCCTCAATGGTGGTCCGGCGCGGCTCGTCGAGGTGCAGCGAGTCGTCGACGGGGACCTCCAGGTTCTCCGGGGTCATCCCGGCGGGGTCTGCGCCGTCGTCGATGAGATCCTGCGTGCCGAGATCCTCGCGGGTGACTTCATGGTGTTCGCGTGCCGCGTCGTCGATCCGCTGCGCGAGCAGTTCGTTGTCCTGATCGGGGTCTACGAAGTTCTCTGGGGCCATGTCATCAGTGCTCATGCTCCACCCTGACAAGGGGCGTTGACTGGTCGCATCCCCCTTGGGGGTAGAGGTCGACCGGCGGGCTGGCCCCAGTGGCGAAATATCGAGGGAGATTCCTGCCACATCGACCGCATGTCGCGGGATGTGGCAGTAATCTCCCTCCAGTTTTCAGGCAGCTACCAGCTCGTCGATCTGGTTGACCGCCTGAGTGGCGCCCTCCTCCATGCCCATGTCCAGCACGGTCTGCAGATCCTCGGCCGACTGGTAGACGGTGGTGGCCACCAGCCGCGACCCGCCCTCGGTGGACTCGAAGCGGAAGGTGTTCTCGCCCACCGGGAGGTTCTCCTGCGGGGTGAAATCCTCCTTGGCGAAGCCGTCAAGGAAGCGGAAGCTCTGGCCGTCGTTGACTTCCTTGATGTCCCAGTAGCCGTGGAAACGCTCTCCCTCTGGGCTGGTCATGTAGTAGTTCATGCGGCCGCCGGGCGTGAGGCTGTGATCGACGAACGTGGCCGGGTATCCGGGCGGGCCCAGACTCGCTCGAGCTGGCGAGGATCTGCGTAGATCTGCCAGAGTCGTTCGACGGGTGCGGCGAACTCGGCGGTGAGCGTCAGGCTGTGTTCGTCGAGATTACGGGAAACATCGGTGACAGGCATGGTGTCCTCCTCTGGGACGGTCAGTGGGTGCCTGGGGATTCACGCAGGAGTTCGTCGATCCGCGCCACGCGTCCGCGCCAGATGTCCTCCAGCTCGTCGAGCATGGAGGCGACTGATCTCACTGCCTCGAAGTCGCCGCTTGCGAGGGCCTCGCGCCCTTGGCGGCGCTTGGTGATGAGGCCCGCGCGTTCGAGCACGGCGACGTGTTTCTGGACGGCGGCGAAGCTCATGTCGTACTTCGCTGCCAGGACCGAGACGGAGTGCTCACCGGCGAGGACGCGGCGCAGGATGTCGCGCCGGGTCCGATCCGAGAGCGCGTGGAACAGTGCATCTGCGCGATCCTCGTCCGTCTCAGCCATGACACCAATCTACAACCATTTGGTTGTATGTCAAGGGCGAAATGGACGGGGACTGATTTCGGTGCCGCTGCATCCGGACCCTCAGCAGGTGACAGGCTGGGCCCATGGAGAGTCGCCACCTCAGCCGCGTCATCAAGGCTTCACCGGAGAGCGTCTACGAGTTCGCCTCAGACCTGGACAAGCTGCCGCTCTGGGCGGCGGGTCTGGCCGAGGCGGAGGTCGAGCGGCACGCAGGCACCGTCGTCGTCGATTCACCCATGGGCCGCGTCGAGGTGCAGTTCGTCGCCAGGAACGAGTACGGCGTGCTGGACCACGACGTGACACTGCCGTCAGGGGAGGTGGTCCACAACCCGCTGAGGGTGCTGGCCCACCCGGACGGGGCGGAGGTCGTCTTCACCGTGCGGCAACTGGATCTCAGCGTCGAGGAGTTCGAGCGCGACTGCCAGATGGTGGGCGATGACCTCACTAGGCTCAAGGAGATCGTCGAGGGCCCCGCGGCTCGTCGGGGCTAGGGTTCACGGCTGATCGGCGACCTTCTCGAGGGCGAAGAAGAGGACGGCGCAAATATCTGCATATCCGGATGTGTGAATATGATGTGTCCGTGAAACGTCACGACATCGCCTTCCCCCCGGCCGCCAACCAACTCGACGTCGCCGCGGGACTCTTCCGCGCGATGGCGGACCCGACGCGGCTGCTGCTGATGGTGGCGCTCCTCCGGGCTGAGTTGAGTGTGGGCGAACTGGTGGAGATGTGCGGTCGACCCCAGAGCACGGTGAGCCGGCAGCTGGCGGTGCTTCGACAGGCCGGCCTCCTGACGGCGCGCCGGGACGGCGCCCACGTCCACTACCGCCTCACCAATATCCACGTCGCGGACATGCTGACCCAGGCGCTGGGCCACGCCGAGCACCTCGCCGGCAACCTTCCGCACGACCACGCGAGTGAGTGAGGCATGAGCTCCAGCATGGTGACGGTGCTCCGCAATCCGCGGTTCGCGAGGTTCTACGGGGCGCAGTCGGTGAGTCAGCTGGGCGACGCCATCCTGTGGGTGGCTCTGGCCCTGGTCGCGGTGGAACTCGAGGGTTCGGCGCAGGCGCCGGTGGTGGTGGCCATCGCGTTGACCCTGCGCGTGGCGGCCTTCGTCGCGCTCGGCCCGGTGGCTGGAGTGGTCGCCGACCGCGTCGACCGACGACTCCTGCTGGCCGGCTGCCACGCGGGCCGGATGGTGGCGGTCGGCCTCATGTTCTGGGTCACGGCGCCGTGGCAGGTCTACGTCCTGATGGTGGTGGCCAACGGGTTCACCGCCTTCTTCACGCCGGCGAACCAGGCGACGGTGCCTCTCGTCGCCGGACCCCTGCATGCGCGTGCGGCCTTCGCCCTCTCGGCGGCGACCACAGAGGTGTTCGGCATCGTCGGCCCGGGACTCGGCGGCCTGGCGGCGCTGGGCCTGGGTGGGCGCTCGCTGTTCCTCGTGATCGGTGGCCTCTTCGGGCTCGCGGCCCTCCTCGTCCTCACGTTGGGGCCGATCAGGGTCAAGGACCACGAGGTGTCAACAACCACGTGGACCGATGTGCGCGACGGCACCTCCCGGCTGTGGCGCGACGGGCACATCCGGTTCGCGCTGCTCGCGGAGCTGGTCGCGGCGATCTCCGGTGCCCTCGTTCTGACCGTCACGGTCGCCCGCGTCCAGGACGGTCTGGGGCTCACCGACGCGCACTTCGGATGGGTCATGGCGGCCTACGGGCTTGGAGCGACGCTTGCCTCGCTGGCCGTCGCGCACCTCGTCAGGGTTTCGCTGGTGCGCTGGATCGCCGTCGGCGCCGTGCTGACCTCCGTCGCGGTGCTGCCCGCCGACCTGACGCCCTACGCGGGGCTGGTCGCGCTCTGGGCGTTGGCCGG includes these proteins:
- a CDS encoding MFS transporter, whose amino-acid sequence is MSSSMVTVLRNPRFARFYGAQSVSQLGDAILWVALALVAVELEGSAQAPVVVAIALTLRVAAFVALGPVAGVVADRVDRRLLLAGCHAGRMVAVGLMFWVTAPWQVYVLMVVANGFTAFFTPANQATVPLVAGPLHARAAFALSAATTEVFGIVGPGLGGLAALGLGGRSLFLVIGGLFGLAALLVLTLGPIRVKDHEVSTTTWTDVRDGTSRLWRDGHIRFALLAELVAAISGALVLTVTVARVQDGLGLTDAHFGWVMAAYGLGATLASLAVAHLVRVSLVRWIAVGAVLTSVAVLPADLTPYAGLVALWALAGVGQNWVNLPTETLIAERTPASAQGRVYGAHFAWSHLWWGLTYPLAGALAALFVGRTFLAGGLIAVAVAAVVLLAHRRILRRDS
- a CDS encoding metalloregulator ArsR/SmtB family transcription factor; its protein translation is MKRHDIAFPPAANQLDVAAGLFRAMADPTRLLLMVALLRAELSVGELVEMCGRPQSTVSRQLAVLRQAGLLTARRDGAHVHYRLTNIHVADMLTQALGHAEHLAGNLPHDHASE